A region from the Salvia hispanica cultivar TCC Black 2014 unplaced genomic scaffold, UniMelb_Shisp_WGS_1.0 HiC_scaffold_425, whole genome shotgun sequence genome encodes:
- the LOC125199226 gene encoding uncharacterized protein LOC125199226: MAALSQANPSSISTASTHPTSPSNSPQTDLPKLESDPEALIRESPDPPKPEENSPIEKLSDDSTIEGIGGDEGGEEEEEEGECGFCLFMKAGGCRETFTDWEKCVEEGEKNKEDIVEKCVQATSALRKCMEAHSDYYAPLLDAEEAVMKQLEEEEKSDDAEKKESP, from the coding sequence ATGGCAGCCCTTTCACAAGCAAACCCTAGCTCCATCTCCACCGCATCCACCCACCCGACGTCTCCTTCAAATTCACCCCAAACTGATCTACCCAAACTCGAATCCGATCCCGAAGCCCTAATTCGAGAATCCCCTGATCCACCGAAACCAGAGGAAAATTCCCCAATTGAGAAATTGTCGGACGATTCGACCATTGAAGGGATCGGCGGCGATGAAggaggagaggaggaggaagaagaaggcgaGTGCGGATTCTGCTTGTTCATGAAAGCGGGCGGGTGCAGAGAGACTTTCACGGATTGGGAGAAGTGCGTGGAGGAAGGGGAGAAGAACAAAGAGGATATTGTGGAGAAATGCGTTCAGGCGACTTCGGCGTTGAGGAAGTGTATGGAGGCGCATTCCGATTACTATGCGCCGCTGCTCGATGCGGAGGAGGCGGTGATGAAGCAGCTTGAGGAGGAAGAGAAATCGGATGATGCTGAGAAGAAGGAATCGCCTTGA
- the LOC125199207 gene encoding transmembrane emp24 domain-containing protein p24delta9-like — MMWIRRVDMRMERGGNVMLVLAAIMLILRRVESIRFDLETGHSKCIAEDIRINSMTVGKYQVVNNNEGMPLPDAHKITIRVTSAYGNNYHYAENIAWGHFAFQAADDGDYMACFYAAETKPSSFMTVDFDWKSGVAASDWSRVAKKGSLLAMELELKTMYDTVQFIQDEIYYLREREKEMQLLNISTNSKMAWLSFLSLLVSLSVSGLQLWHLKSFFQKKKLI, encoded by the exons ATGATGTGGATCAGAAGAGTGGATATGAGGATGGAAAGAGGAGGAAATGTTATGCTGGTTTTGGCTGCGATTATGTTGATACTGAGGCGGGTGGAGTCGATCCGATTCGATCTGGAGACGGGGCACTCCAAATGCATAGCCGAGGATATCAGGATCAATTCAATGACAGTCGGAAAATATCAAGTCGTCAACAACAACGAGGGAATGCCTTTGCCGGATGCCCATAAAATCACTATACGG GTTACCTCAGCGTACGGGAACAACTACCACTACGCAGAAAATATCGCATGGGGCCATTTTGCGTTTCAGGCAGCGGATGACGGTGATTACATGGCTTGCTTCTACGCTGCTGAGACCAAACCCTCCAGTTTTATGACTGTAGACTTCGATTGGAAGTCTGGTGTCGCTGCCAGCGACTGGAGCCGTGTTGCCAAGAAAGGTTCCCTTCTT GCAATGGAACTTGAGTTGAAGACTATGTACGATACAGTCCAGTTCATTCAAGACGAGATATATTATCTGCGCGAAAG GGAAAAAGAAATGCAACTGCTAAATATATCGACCAACTCCAAAATGGCGTGGCTCAGTTTTCTGTCGCTTCTTGTTTCGTTATCTGTCTCGGGCCTGCAGCTCTGGCACCTCAAGTCATTCTTTCAAAAGAAGAAGCTTATTTGA